One region of Corynebacterium capitovis DSM 44611 genomic DNA includes:
- a CDS encoding nicotinate-nucleotide--dimethylbenzimidazole phosphoribosyltransferase has translation MSGYFSPVESPSASAAQRVRSTLQASARGRSFGRLAEIASWVAACQDTHIPEPFSRPRAVIVPGNHGIAHRGLSAHSVGAARVQATEIAAGGGPVNVAARAAGCSVRLVDDWVDVATPSVDESDAMTREQVEGALRVGCSVVDQEIDAGTDVIVPGDLGAGNTTIASILYGVLTATEPVAAIGRGSGINDEAWKVKVAVIRDAMFRARALRSDIPGLLAAVTSPDFVTLVGVIAQSAVRRTPVVLDGPYSVMAAHCAELLAPGTKKWLLAGQLGTEPCQPAILSALEVTPIMALDIATGQGTGALLALPVINAAAEMVGDELRVLEGAR, from the coding sequence GTGTCAGGTTACTTCTCCCCCGTCGAGTCTCCTTCCGCTTCAGCCGCTCAGCGAGTGCGCAGCACGCTGCAAGCTTCGGCGCGCGGGCGGTCCTTCGGGCGCCTCGCCGAGATCGCCTCGTGGGTGGCGGCCTGCCAAGACACCCACATCCCCGAGCCGTTCTCCCGTCCCCGCGCCGTCATCGTGCCGGGCAACCACGGGATAGCCCACCGCGGTCTGTCTGCGCATTCCGTCGGCGCGGCACGGGTACAGGCCACCGAGATCGCGGCAGGTGGCGGGCCGGTCAATGTGGCCGCCCGCGCCGCGGGTTGTTCCGTCCGCTTGGTCGACGACTGGGTTGACGTGGCCACCCCAAGCGTCGACGAAAGTGACGCGATGACGCGTGAGCAGGTCGAAGGCGCGCTCCGGGTCGGCTGCTCCGTCGTTGACCAGGAGATCGATGCCGGTACCGACGTCATCGTCCCCGGCGACCTCGGCGCGGGGAACACCACGATCGCGTCCATTCTCTACGGCGTTCTCACAGCCACGGAGCCGGTGGCCGCGATTGGCCGGGGCAGCGGAATCAACGACGAAGCGTGGAAGGTCAAAGTCGCCGTGATCCGGGACGCCATGTTCCGGGCCCGCGCGCTGCGTAGCGACATCCCCGGGCTCCTCGCGGCGGTGACCTCCCCCGACTTCGTCACACTGGTGGGGGTCATTGCCCAGTCGGCGGTGCGCCGCACCCCCGTCGTCCTCGATGGCCCCTATTCCGTCATGGCCGCGCACTGCGCGGAGCTGCTCGCCCCGGGAACGAAGAAGTGGCTCCTCGCCGGCCAGCTCGGCACGGAACCGTGCCAGCCGGCTATTCTCTCGGCTCTCGAGGTAACCCCCATCATGGCGCTCGATATCGCCACAGGCCAGGGCACGGGTGCGCTGCTCGCCCTGCCGGTTATCAACGCCGCGGCGGAGATGGTTGGGGATGAACTGCGCGTGCTGGAAGGCGCGCGCTAG
- the panC gene encoding pantoate--beta-alanine ligase, with protein MSTTPRIFTTRAEMTAAALGQTGPVVLVPTMGALHEGHADLVREAKRVPDGFVVVSIFVNPLQFGAGEDLDAYPRTLEADVEKLSALGADAVFAPSVAEMYPAGPRTTVHPGPLGEELEGAARPTHFAGVLTVVTKLLRITRCTHAVFGEKDYQQLQLVRQLVSDLDLGVHVIGVPIARAESGLALSSRNRYLSDSQAREAAILSAALREGAAHHDADAVLAAARAVVDSVPEIEIDYLELRSAELGEPRPGKNRLLIAARVGGTRLLDNIEVTL; from the coding sequence ATGAGCACTACCCCGCGTATTTTCACTACTCGGGCCGAGATGACTGCCGCGGCGCTCGGCCAGACTGGCCCGGTTGTCCTCGTTCCCACGATGGGAGCCCTTCACGAGGGGCACGCTGATCTCGTTCGAGAGGCCAAACGCGTCCCCGACGGGTTCGTCGTGGTCAGCATCTTTGTCAATCCGCTGCAGTTCGGGGCGGGAGAAGATCTAGATGCCTACCCGAGGACGCTGGAGGCGGACGTCGAGAAGCTTTCGGCTCTGGGCGCCGACGCGGTCTTCGCTCCTTCGGTAGCAGAAATGTACCCGGCGGGCCCGCGGACCACCGTTCACCCTGGGCCGCTTGGCGAAGAGCTCGAGGGTGCGGCACGCCCGACACACTTCGCCGGGGTACTCACGGTGGTGACGAAACTGTTGCGTATCACCCGATGCACACACGCCGTGTTCGGGGAGAAGGACTACCAGCAGCTCCAACTCGTCCGCCAGCTCGTCTCCGATCTCGACCTCGGGGTGCACGTCATCGGCGTTCCCATCGCTCGCGCCGAGAGCGGGCTCGCGCTGTCCTCCCGCAACCGGTACCTCAGCGACAGCCAGGCGCGGGAGGCGGCGATACTCAGCGCGGCACTGCGTGAGGGCGCCGCCCACCACGACGCCGACGCGGTGCTTGCCGCCGCGCGGGCCGTTGTGGATTCAGTTCCGGAAATCGAAATCGATTACTTGGAGCTGCGGTCCGCCGAACTTGGGGAGCCCCGACCTGGCAAGAACCGGTTGCTTATCGCCGCACGCGTCGGCGGAACCCGGTTGTTGGACAATATAGAAGTGACGCTTTAG
- a CDS encoding HesB/IscA family protein, producing MTAPTSTTGVTLTDAAAAKAKALLDQEGATDLSLRIAVQPGGCAGLRYQLYFDDRDLDGDKADVIGGVRLVVDKMSVPYLMGAKIDFADTIEQQGFTIDNPNASGSCACGDSFN from the coding sequence ATGACCGCACCGACTTCCACCACGGGCGTTACGTTGACTGACGCGGCCGCGGCGAAGGCGAAGGCCCTGCTCGATCAGGAGGGCGCGACCGACCTCTCGCTGCGCATCGCCGTGCAGCCCGGTGGCTGCGCCGGGCTTCGCTACCAGCTGTACTTCGACGACCGCGATCTCGACGGCGACAAGGCGGATGTCATCGGGGGCGTTCGCTTGGTCGTCGACAAGATGAGCGTGCCCTACTTGATGGGCGCGAAGATCGACTTCGCGGATACGATCGAGCAGCAGGGCTTCACCATCGATAACCCCAACGCCAGCGGTTCGTGCGCCTGCGGCGACTCATTTAACTGA
- a CDS encoding branched-chain amino acid aminotransferase, with translation MSLPEFAVTTTATPRSEAERATILSDPAFGREFTDHMVSIDWDRDNGWHHPQVRPYEAISLDPATNVLHYGQAIFEGLKAYRHADGSISTFRPEQNARRMQQSAHRLAMPELPEDLFIESLRQLVNVDKYWVPEAGGEASLYLRPFMIGTEKTLGVKPSSTYTFYVIASPAGAYFTGGVSPVSVWISHDYVRAAPGGTGAAKFAGNYAASLLAQAEAEEKGCDQVVWLDAIKRTYIEEMGGMNLIFVEGSGPTAKVVTPALSGSLLAGVTRGSLLQVAEDLGYRTEERRISVDEWREGVESGSITETMACGTAAVITPVGRVLSREGEFVINGNEAGEVTLQLRERLRAIQQGEAPDTHGWNLSLIDA, from the coding sequence ATGAGCCTCCCCGAATTTGCAGTGACGACGACGGCAACCCCCCGCAGCGAGGCGGAGCGCGCCACAATCCTCTCGGACCCGGCATTCGGCCGCGAGTTTACAGACCACATGGTGTCCATCGACTGGGACCGCGACAACGGCTGGCACCACCCGCAGGTGCGACCATACGAAGCAATTTCCCTGGACCCGGCCACGAACGTGCTCCATTACGGTCAGGCTATCTTCGAGGGTTTGAAGGCGTACCGGCACGCGGACGGCTCGATTTCCACATTCCGCCCCGAGCAAAACGCGCGGAGGATGCAGCAGTCGGCGCACCGCTTGGCAATGCCAGAGCTGCCCGAGGACCTCTTCATCGAGTCCCTGCGGCAGCTGGTGAACGTCGATAAGTACTGGGTGCCCGAGGCCGGCGGGGAGGCATCGCTTTACCTCCGCCCCTTCATGATCGGGACGGAAAAGACGCTCGGGGTGAAGCCATCGAGCACGTACACCTTCTACGTCATTGCGTCCCCGGCGGGCGCTTACTTCACGGGCGGGGTCTCGCCGGTGAGCGTGTGGATTTCCCACGACTACGTCCGCGCGGCCCCCGGCGGAACTGGGGCCGCGAAGTTTGCAGGGAACTACGCGGCCTCTCTCCTGGCGCAGGCGGAGGCTGAGGAGAAGGGTTGCGACCAGGTGGTCTGGCTCGATGCGATCAAGCGGACATACATCGAGGAAATGGGTGGCATGAACCTCATCTTCGTGGAGGGGTCGGGGCCAACCGCGAAAGTGGTGACACCCGCCCTTAGCGGCTCGCTTCTCGCTGGGGTGACGCGGGGCTCGCTCCTTCAGGTCGCCGAGGACCTCGGATACCGGACAGAGGAGCGGCGGATCAGCGTCGACGAGTGGCGCGAGGGCGTTGAGTCCGGTTCGATCACCGAAACGATGGCGTGTGGCACCGCCGCGGTCATCACGCCCGTCGGGCGGGTGCTCAGCAGGGAAGGGGAGTTCGTCATCAACGGCAACGAAGCCGGCGAGGTGACGCTGCAGCTGCGCGAGCGTTTACGCGCAATCCAACAGGGTGAGGCGCCTGACACGCACGGGTGGAACCTCTCGCTTATCGACGCCTAG
- a CDS encoding DUF3043 domain-containing protein, which produces MKLPWQKPEKTGGSTKVELPATPAKEDERPRPKGYTPPKGRPTPTRQEQEIRRGVRRDPAALSPAQQRLRDKELKKSLSKEEWKTHKRERREKARASTREVQARIDAGDERYLMDRDKGEIRRYVRDWVDARRFFNNYVLPAALVMMVLTFLGTAAPRISVYVSALSLVFMAAIVVEAIAIGVRANRAVRRRFPETTETGFGLGMYAFSRATQPRTWRSPKPRVAVGEAM; this is translated from the coding sequence GTGAAACTCCCGTGGCAGAAACCCGAGAAGACCGGCGGCTCGACGAAAGTGGAGCTGCCCGCCACCCCAGCGAAAGAGGACGAACGCCCCCGCCCGAAGGGCTACACCCCGCCGAAGGGACGGCCAACGCCCACCCGGCAAGAGCAGGAGATCCGCCGTGGGGTGCGCCGAGACCCCGCCGCTCTCAGCCCCGCTCAGCAGCGCCTGAGGGACAAAGAGCTCAAGAAGAGCTTGAGCAAAGAGGAATGGAAAACTCACAAGCGCGAGCGGCGTGAGAAAGCCCGCGCGTCGACGCGCGAGGTGCAAGCTCGTATCGACGCCGGCGATGAGCGCTACCTCATGGACCGGGACAAAGGAGAAATCCGCCGCTACGTCCGAGACTGGGTGGATGCCCGGCGCTTCTTCAACAACTACGTCCTGCCCGCTGCGCTCGTGATGATGGTGCTCACCTTCCTCGGTACCGCGGCACCCCGCATCAGCGTGTACGTCTCCGCGCTTTCTTTGGTGTTCATGGCGGCGATCGTGGTCGAGGCCATCGCCATCGGTGTGCGCGCCAATCGAGCCGTTCGACGCCGCTTCCCCGAAACGACCGAGACCGGATTCGGGCTCGGCATGTACGCGTTCTCGCGCGCCACCCAGCCACGCACGTGGCGCTCGCCTAAACCGCGCGTCGCGGTGGGCGAGGCGATGTAG
- the asnB gene encoding asparagine synthase (glutamine-hydrolyzing) → MCGLLAMLTAGGNAASYTAAVEAALPCMYHRGPDAAGTWNDDDAVFGFNRLSIIDIDHSHQPLRWGPADNPQRYALTFNGEIYNYVELREELSTAGYDFATEGDGEPIVVGYHHWGAEVVEHLRGMFGFVIWDTETKTMFAARDQFGIKPLFFATTPVGTVFASEKKSILAMSEQLGIGSGLDRRAIEHYVDLQYVPEPETLHTEIRRVESGCTVTLTPGGEVHSERYFRPRFDTASVPAGQEDALYDRIARALEDSVEKHMRADVTVGSFLSGGIDSTAIAALAKRHNPNLLTFTTGFEREGYSEVDVAAESAAAIGVEHIVKIVSPEEYAEAIPKIMWYLDDPVADPSLVPLYFVAREARKHVKVVLSGEGADELFGGYTIYKEPLSLAPFEKLPSPLSRGLNRLSHVLPEGMKGKSLLERGTTPMEERYYGNARSFNFEQLQRVLPWATREWDHREVTEPIYAASTQMDPVSRMQNLDLFTWMRGDILVKADKMNMANSLELRVPFLDREVFNVAQTIPVEQKIAHGTTKYALRKAMEQIVPAHVLHRKKLGFPVPMRHWLAGDELHGWAQDTITQSGTDEIFNKTEVLAMLREHRAGDADHSRRLWTVLAFMVWHGIFVEKRIDPEIEHRQYPVRL, encoded by the coding sequence ATGTGTGGCCTTCTAGCGATGCTTACCGCCGGGGGAAATGCCGCGTCGTACACGGCGGCGGTCGAAGCCGCCCTGCCCTGCATGTACCACCGCGGCCCAGACGCCGCGGGGACGTGGAATGACGACGACGCAGTCTTCGGCTTCAACCGTCTGTCCATCATCGACATCGATCATTCGCACCAGCCTCTGCGGTGGGGCCCGGCGGACAACCCCCAGCGCTACGCCCTGACGTTCAACGGTGAGATCTACAACTACGTCGAACTGCGGGAAGAGCTCTCTACCGCCGGTTACGATTTCGCCACCGAGGGTGACGGCGAGCCCATCGTCGTCGGTTATCACCACTGGGGTGCGGAGGTCGTTGAACACCTGCGTGGCATGTTCGGCTTTGTCATTTGGGACACCGAGACGAAGACGATGTTCGCGGCGCGCGACCAGTTCGGCATCAAACCGCTCTTCTTTGCGACGACTCCCGTGGGCACCGTTTTCGCCTCGGAAAAGAAGTCCATCCTGGCCATGTCCGAGCAGCTGGGTATCGGCTCCGGCCTTGACCGGCGCGCCATTGAGCACTACGTCGATCTGCAATACGTACCGGAGCCCGAGACCCTCCACACCGAGATTCGGCGGGTTGAATCCGGCTGCACCGTCACCCTCACCCCCGGTGGCGAGGTGCATTCAGAACGCTACTTCCGCCCCCGGTTCGACACGGCATCTGTACCCGCGGGCCAAGAAGACGCCCTCTACGACCGGATTGCCCGCGCCCTGGAGGATTCCGTCGAAAAGCACATGCGAGCGGACGTGACCGTTGGTTCTTTCCTCTCGGGTGGGATCGACTCCACGGCCATCGCCGCATTGGCAAAGCGGCACAACCCCAACCTGCTGACGTTCACGACCGGCTTCGAGCGCGAGGGGTATTCCGAAGTCGACGTCGCTGCGGAGTCGGCGGCCGCGATTGGTGTCGAGCACATCGTCAAGATCGTGTCCCCGGAGGAATACGCCGAAGCCATCCCGAAAATCATGTGGTACCTCGATGACCCGGTCGCCGATCCCTCCCTCGTGCCGCTCTACTTCGTCGCGCGCGAGGCCCGCAAGCACGTCAAGGTCGTGTTGTCGGGCGAAGGCGCAGACGAGTTGTTCGGCGGTTACACGATTTACAAGGAACCGCTCTCCCTGGCGCCCTTTGAAAAGCTGCCCTCTCCCCTGTCCCGCGGCTTAAACCGGCTGAGCCACGTGCTACCCGAGGGCATGAAGGGGAAAAGCCTGCTGGAGCGCGGGACGACCCCGATGGAGGAGCGTTACTACGGCAACGCCCGGTCGTTCAACTTCGAGCAGCTCCAGCGGGTTCTTCCGTGGGCGACGCGCGAGTGGGACCACCGCGAGGTGACGGAACCGATTTACGCTGCGTCGACGCAGATGGACCCAGTCTCGCGGATGCAGAACCTCGACTTGTTTACGTGGATGCGCGGGGACATCTTGGTCAAGGCCGACAAGATGAACATGGCGAACTCGCTTGAACTGCGCGTTCCCTTCCTCGACCGCGAGGTATTCAACGTCGCGCAGACAATCCCCGTCGAGCAGAAGATCGCCCACGGCACCACCAAGTACGCTCTGCGCAAGGCGATGGAGCAGATCGTGCCCGCCCACGTGCTGCACCGCAAAAAGCTCGGCTTCCCCGTGCCCATGCGCCACTGGCTCGCCGGTGATGAGCTGCACGGCTGGGCTCAGGACACGATCACCCAGTCGGGAACCGACGAGATCTTCAACAAGACTGAGGTCCTGGCGATGCTGCGCGAACACCGCGCAGGAGACGCCGACCACTCCCGCCGCCTGTGGACGGTCCTGGCCTTCATGGTGTGGCACGGCATTTTCGTGGAAAAGCGCATCGACCCAGAGATCGAGCACCGGCAGTACCCGGTGCGCCTCTAA